From the Aspergillus puulaauensis MK2 DNA, chromosome 1, nearly complete sequence genome, the window CTAATGAAAAAGGTCTACCTCCCAAATACCTTCATCTCAATGGGTCTCAACaaaagataagaaaagcCTGAAAATGCAAATGCCAACTCGAATCCCACATCGCCACCGCCTGCGTACTTCGAAATGGGACCAACATACCACTGTTGACTCATCCCAGTGACCATACCAGCAACACCAAACCCAAAGGCAATAGCAGTCGCAATACCCGGAGGAAGCTTCTCGGGCTTGTCATAGTTATCAATGACATAGCCCGAGAAGCCACGCTTGAAGACGAAGTGGTCCGTGAGGGAAATCCCCGAGTAAATGGCCAGCCAGTATGCAATGAAGTTCATGAAGTTCTCCAGAACTGCTTCAAATTCCGAGTAACCGGGGATTGCAATCGCCACGGACACACAAGAGCCGAGGAATGTCCAGATAAAACGGGGTACGCGTTGAGCATAGCGGCTGAGAACCTGAAACGTCAGCCCAACGGAGTAAATGTTTGGGCAGTTGTTTGCGACGATTGAGAGGGCGAGAATGACGAGGCAGAACTTGCCGAAACCACCGAGCGGATCGAGAACGGCACCAATGACACCGCCATTCCCGGAAGCATCATAGCCTGTTTGGTATTTATTGTTGCCGCCGTTGATAGTGGTTGCGCTCATCAATGCGACGCCGAGCATTTCAATGAAGAGGAGTGGGACTATGAGACCAAgccaggccgagaagaaaaTCTTCTTCCGGCTGCGACCAATGGGTTGATATACGGTGTAATCGGCTGCAAACGGGGTCCAGCCAGTAGCGTAGCCATACACAGCTGACCCGAACGAAAGGACACTGCCCATCTCAGATGAACCGACTTTCATGGGGATGTTTTGGAAGTCGCCAGAGTGCGCAAACATGCCGAGGATGATAAGGAAGACAATAAAGGTGGGGATCCAGCTCCAGAACTCGTATAGATGAACCACTCTATATCCAGCAAACGTAACGAGGAGTGTACAGAAGGCGATGATCAGGATAGCTGCGAACCCCGGTACATCGTCGTTGACTGCGTGAAGCATTTGAGCGCCTACAATGGTGTTGGCGGCGGACCAACCCATGCATGCGAGGACGTTTAGGATTGCAACTGCAAGAGAGCGTTGAATAAGTTCCCGCTACTCTGGAGCATGGCCGGTCCGGATGACTTACAGAATTTTATCGCATACGGGCCAAACCAGAATCTCGAGAATACCATCTGCCGCAGGCCGAATGGACCGAAGCAGGAAAACCAGCAGACGGTCATGATGCCGAGGAGATTGAAAAACAGGATAGTCAAAATGGCGTCCACAAACCCGAGGTTATAGACAGGGAGTGCAAGGGCACCGATAGCGAAGGAGCTGACAACCATGTTGGCCGCCAGCCACAT encodes:
- the FCY2 gene encoding cytosine permease (COG:Q;~EggNog:ENOG410PISI;~InterPro:IPR038271,IPR026030,IPR001248;~PFAM:PF02133;~TransMembrane:11 (o76-97i104-128o143-166i178-201o207-226i279-304o342-364i376-396o408-427i448-466o478-500i);~go_component: GO:0016020 - membrane [Evidence IEA];~go_component: GO:0016021 - integral component of membrane [Evidence IEA];~go_function: GO:0022857 - transmembrane transporter activity [Evidence IEA];~go_process: GO:0055085 - transmembrane transport [Evidence IEA]), producing MAGALDFDLEKNPPVAQAAADNSSDGAAPGESFTYGDSLYAKIQRLAGKLNIEQRGIERVPAAEQTDTSYTNVGSMWLAANMVVSSFAIGALALPVYNLGFVDAILTILFFNLLGIMTVCWFSCFGPFGLRQMVFSRFWFGPYAIKFFAILNVLACMGWSAANTIVGAQMLHAVNDDVPGFAAILIIAFCTLLVTFAGYRVVHLYEFWSWIPTFIVFLIILGMFAHSGDFQNIPMKVGSSEMGSVLSFGSAVYGYATGWTPFAADYTVYQPIGRSRKKIFFSAWLGLIVPLLFIEMLGVALMSATTINGGNNKYQTGYDASGNGGVIGAVLDPLGGFGKFCLVILALSIVANNCPNIYSVGLTFQVLSRYAQRVPRFIWTFLGSCVSVAIAIPGYSEFEAVLENFMNFIAYWLAIYSGISLTDHFVFKRGFSGYVIDNYDKPEKLPPGIATAIAFGFGVAGMVTGMSQQWYVGPISKYAGGGDVGFELAFAFSGFSYLLLRPIEMKVFGR